A portion of the Acidobacteriaceae bacterium genome contains these proteins:
- a CDS encoding MFS transporter, with amino-acid sequence MRDVFTRIAFRIMPFLILLYVVAFLDRVNVGFAALTMNRDLHLADSAFGLGAGIFFIGYFLCEVPSNLMLKRFGARVWIARIMITWGALSIAMAFARGPLSYITLRALLGAAEAGFFPGIILYLSVWLPPSRRAGLISLFIVGIPLANVIGAPLSTTLLQHQWGTSLHSWQWLFILEGIPAILLGGLTLIVLTESPDDAEWLSREEKRIILRAQLAEAPVESTQPLSWRSLVSKRFLALTAIYFFLMMGLYGLGFWLPKLAQSQGMGLASIGWLSAASYGVGGAAAVGWSFHSDATAERKWHLLISFLAAALGQFGASYSHSKPLLIGAFAISAFGIFSAMPMFWAVVTKDFGGQLAAVAIALINSLGNLGGFAGPSLIGWLTERTGGFTAPLCSIGILLLAAGGIAMFFVGKVRPVVQERVMEC; translated from the coding sequence ATGCGCGATGTTTTCACCAGAATTGCTTTCCGGATCATGCCGTTTCTGATCTTGCTCTATGTTGTCGCCTTCCTGGACCGCGTCAACGTGGGTTTTGCTGCGTTAACGATGAACCGCGATCTACATCTAGCCGATAGCGCATTTGGTCTTGGGGCAGGCATTTTTTTCATCGGCTATTTCCTCTGTGAAGTGCCCAGTAATCTAATGCTCAAACGCTTCGGAGCAAGGGTCTGGATCGCACGGATCATGATTACCTGGGGTGCCTTATCGATAGCGATGGCTTTCGCAAGAGGCCCACTGTCTTACATAACGCTCAGAGCACTACTTGGCGCAGCGGAAGCCGGATTTTTCCCCGGGATCATCTTGTATCTCAGTGTCTGGTTGCCACCCTCTCGCCGTGCTGGACTTATTTCGCTTTTCATCGTGGGTATCCCGTTAGCGAATGTGATTGGCGCGCCCTTATCGACGACGCTTCTCCAGCATCAATGGGGAACATCATTGCACTCCTGGCAATGGCTTTTTATTCTTGAAGGTATTCCGGCAATTCTTCTCGGCGGTCTCACTCTGATTGTTCTCACGGAATCTCCGGATGACGCGGAGTGGCTTAGCCGAGAGGAGAAGAGGATCATTCTCCGTGCTCAGCTCGCTGAGGCGCCTGTGGAGAGCACTCAGCCCCTCAGCTGGCGATCTCTTGTCTCGAAAAGGTTTCTGGCGCTCACCGCCATCTACTTCTTCTTGATGATGGGGCTGTATGGTCTCGGGTTCTGGCTTCCAAAACTGGCACAGTCGCAAGGAATGGGACTCGCAAGCATCGGGTGGCTTTCCGCAGCCTCCTACGGCGTCGGTGGAGCGGCAGCAGTTGGGTGGTCGTTTCACTCAGACGCTACGGCCGAGCGAAAGTGGCATCTCTTGATTTCATTTCTCGCTGCAGCCTTGGGGCAGTTCGGGGCGTCCTACAGCCATTCCAAGCCTCTGCTCATCGGCGCGTTTGCCATTTCCGCATTTGGGATATTCTCGGCCATGCCCATGTTTTGGGCTGTCGTTACAAAAGATTTTGGCGGTCAGCTGGCAGCGGTTGCCATTGCGCTGATCAATTCGTTAGGAAACCTGGGTGGTTTCGCGGGACCGTCTTTGATCGGTTGGCTCACCGAACGAACGGGAGGTTTCACCGCGCCATTGTGCAGTATCGGCATTCTGCTCCTGGCCGCAGGCGGTATCGCGATGTTTTTCGTTGGGAAAGTCCGGCCGGTTGTCCAGGAAAGAGTGATGGAATGCTAA
- a CDS encoding glycoside hydrolase family 88 protein — protein sequence MKTMKWMGTVLLATVSVPVFAQETLPAKPMTALAIAAAAGDQDADASGPAKLSSKLNHADVQRAMKLVADWQLKQSEGKWNQDWTYAPLYLGLLAASETTKDSRYHDVVLSKSEEFQWKLWNNRPLHADDEAIAQAYELLWHEKHDDVRIAEARSRFDQIVVYQDKPEKELWWWADSLYMAPAGLAEMSRITDDPKYKVAMDREWALTQAHFYNTDDHLFTRDARTLSTKEKNGKPVYWARGNGWVLAGTANVLQALPKNDPLRPKYEKLFREMSARIAGLQMSDGLWRTGLLDQEAYALPETSASGFFVYAMAWGVNAGVLDAKTYKPVVEKGWAGLLKHVYASGRLGCVQPIGFAPGQFETSSSYVYGTGAFLLAGSQVDRMVGTKKHAH from the coding sequence ATGAAGACGATGAAATGGATGGGTACGGTATTGCTGGCGACGGTGAGTGTGCCGGTGTTTGCGCAGGAGACGCTTCCAGCGAAGCCGATGACCGCGCTCGCTATTGCGGCAGCGGCGGGCGATCAGGATGCAGATGCGAGCGGCCCGGCGAAGCTTTCTTCAAAGCTGAACCACGCTGATGTGCAGCGCGCGATGAAGCTGGTCGCGGACTGGCAGTTGAAGCAGAGCGAAGGCAAGTGGAACCAGGACTGGACGTATGCTCCGCTGTATCTTGGGCTGCTGGCTGCGAGTGAGACGACGAAGGACAGTCGTTATCACGATGTCGTGCTGAGCAAGTCGGAAGAGTTCCAGTGGAAGCTCTGGAACAATCGCCCTCTGCACGCCGATGATGAGGCAATTGCGCAGGCATACGAGTTGCTATGGCACGAGAAGCACGACGACGTGCGGATTGCAGAGGCCCGCTCAAGGTTCGATCAGATCGTGGTGTATCAGGACAAGCCGGAGAAGGAGCTTTGGTGGTGGGCGGATTCGCTCTACATGGCTCCAGCTGGGTTGGCCGAGATGTCCCGCATCACCGATGACCCCAAGTACAAGGTGGCGATGGATCGCGAGTGGGCGCTGACGCAGGCCCACTTCTACAACACGGACGATCACCTGTTCACCCGCGACGCACGCACGTTGAGTACGAAGGAAAAGAATGGCAAGCCTGTGTACTGGGCGCGTGGGAATGGCTGGGTGTTGGCAGGTACAGCAAACGTGCTGCAGGCTTTACCGAAGAACGATCCCCTGCGACCGAAGTACGAGAAGCTGTTTCGCGAGATGTCCGCACGGATTGCAGGACTGCAGATGAGCGATGGTTTGTGGCGCACCGGGTTGCTTGACCAGGAGGCGTATGCGCTGCCGGAGACTTCGGCATCAGGGTTTTTCGTCTATGCGATGGCATGGGGCGTGAATGCAGGGGTTCTGGATGCGAAGACGTACAAGCCTGTTGTTGAAAAAGGCTGGGCGGGACTTCTGAAGCATGTGTATGCCAGCGGTCGGCTGGGATGTGTGCAGCCCATAGGGTTTGCTCCGGGACAGTTCGAGACAAGCTCCAGCTATGTGTACGGAACGGGCGCGTTTTTGCTGGCTGGATCGCAAGTGGACCGGATGGTCGGGACAAAGAAGCACGCTCATTAG
- the queE gene encoding 7-carboxy-7-deazaguanine synthase — protein MAYAVKEMFYTLQGEGAQAGSAAVFCRFSGCNLWSGREQDRATATCQFCDTDFIGTDGDGGGKFANGAELAAAVAAKWPQNVPGRKLVVCTGGEPLLQLNREAIEALHAEGFSIAIETNGTVDVPEGVDWVCVSPKANATLKVMGGDEIKLVYPQETDPRVYSGMGFRNFFIQPMDGPEAAANRDAAVRFCMENPQWRLSLQTHKLVGIR, from the coding sequence ATGGCGTACGCAGTCAAAGAGATGTTTTACACGCTGCAGGGTGAAGGCGCGCAGGCCGGATCGGCCGCAGTCTTCTGCCGGTTCAGCGGATGCAATCTGTGGAGCGGACGCGAGCAGGATCGTGCGACGGCAACGTGCCAGTTTTGCGACACGGATTTTATCGGCACGGATGGTGACGGTGGCGGCAAATTTGCCAATGGCGCAGAGCTGGCTGCGGCAGTTGCCGCGAAGTGGCCGCAGAATGTTCCGGGGCGGAAGCTGGTGGTCTGCACGGGCGGCGAACCGCTGCTACAACTCAATCGCGAAGCTATTGAGGCGCTGCACGCAGAGGGTTTCTCCATCGCGATCGAGACCAATGGCACGGTCGATGTCCCCGAAGGTGTGGATTGGGTGTGCGTGAGTCCGAAGGCGAATGCCACGCTGAAAGTGATGGGCGGAGATGAGATCAAGCTGGTCTATCCGCAGGAGACCGACCCGCGCGTGTACTCCGGCATGGGCTTTCGCAACTTCTTCATCCAGCCGATGGATGGGCCGGAAGCTGCGGCGAATCGCGATGCGGCCGTGCGTTTCTGCATGGAGAACCCGCAGTGGCGGTTGAGTCTGCAGACGCATAAGCTCGTCGGGATTCGCTGA
- the queD gene encoding 6-carboxytetrahydropterin synthase QueD, whose translation MQIFKEFTFEAAHRLPNVPAGHKCARLHGHSFRVELHVSGPLDPHTGWVMDFAEIKTHWKPLHEQLDHFYLNDIPGLENPTSEVLSRWIWQQLKPTLPGLSRIVVRETCTAGSVYEGD comes from the coding sequence ATGCAGATCTTCAAGGAATTTACGTTTGAGGCCGCGCACCGCCTGCCCAACGTCCCGGCGGGGCACAAATGCGCCCGTCTTCACGGTCACTCGTTCCGCGTGGAACTCCACGTCAGCGGTCCGCTCGACCCGCACACCGGCTGGGTCATGGACTTTGCCGAAATCAAAACCCACTGGAAGCCGCTCCACGAGCAGCTTGACCACTTCTATCTCAACGACATCCCCGGGCTTGAAAATCCGACCAGCGAAGTCCTCAGCCGCTGGATATGGCAGCAGCTCAAGCCCACACTTCCGGGCCTGAGCCGCATTGTTGTCCGTGAAACCTGCACCGCTGGTTCTGTCTACGAAGGCGACTAG
- a CDS encoding rhamnogalacturonan acetylesterase, with translation MRQLAQSAIRLSLSVALALTCSLGATAQNSSDPDGTPHNAPLEKVTWHNPDAKVKLVLVGDSTVQDSSGWGPGFEALLRPDIECLNLAKGGRSSKSFRVEGRWAQALSLKPDYIILGFSHNDIHRDKPERYTTVDEFRANIKRFVDEAKAAGIKPILMTSLGIRRWDKEGHFEDTAALIPYEQATRDVAAEENIPLIDIVKLTTAFYISKGKAAIDTDSPLRNGKIDNSHLNHQGAMEIGALIAQETKTDVPALAPYIK, from the coding sequence ATGCGTCAACTCGCCCAATCCGCTATTAGATTGTCGTTGTCCGTGGCTCTTGCTCTTACTTGTTCGCTAGGTGCTACGGCGCAAAATTCATCTGATCCCGATGGGACGCCACACAACGCCCCGTTGGAGAAGGTAACCTGGCACAATCCAGACGCTAAAGTGAAACTAGTTCTTGTGGGAGATTCGACTGTGCAGGATTCGTCAGGTTGGGGCCCTGGTTTTGAAGCCTTGCTCAGACCCGATATTGAATGCCTGAACTTAGCAAAAGGTGGTCGAAGCTCGAAATCGTTCCGTGTGGAAGGCCGCTGGGCGCAAGCGCTTTCCCTGAAGCCCGATTACATCATTCTAGGCTTCAGTCACAACGACATTCATCGCGACAAGCCCGAGCGCTACACGACGGTCGACGAGTTTCGTGCCAACATCAAGCGCTTTGTAGACGAGGCCAAGGCCGCAGGTATCAAGCCGATACTTATGACATCTCTGGGCATTCGTCGTTGGGATAAAGAGGGTCACTTCGAGGACACGGCAGCTCTCATCCCGTATGAGCAGGCCACCCGCGATGTAGCCGCGGAGGAAAACATCCCATTGATCGACATCGTCAAACTGACGACAGCGTTTTATATCTCCAAGGGGAAAGCCGCCATCGACACAGACTCGCCGCTCCGGAATGGGAAGATCGACAATTCTCACCTGAATCATCAAGGTGCAATGGAGATCGGAGCATTGATTGCTCAAGAAACAAAAACTGACGTTCCCGCTCTAGCTCCTTATATCAAGTAA
- the kduI gene encoding 5-dehydro-4-deoxy-D-glucuronate isomerase — protein sequence MKLFQMADAVRFQRMTTAELRETFLVEEAFVPGALTLAYVDLDRTVLGGAVPTSAPLTLETYPELRSEFFCERRELGVLNVGGAGSVTVDGTVYELSKLDTLYVSRGAKSVVFASENAAEPAAFYLLSYLAHKEYPTTLAKFAELTPVKLGSAETCNARSIYKAIHLEGIRSCQLVMGFTLLESGSNWNTMPSHTHMRRSEIYLYFDVDPKGQIVHLMGPPQETRHLMMKNREIAISPGWSIHSGVGMQAYGFCWGMGGENQRYDDMDPVAAAELL from the coding sequence ATGAAGCTTTTTCAGATGGCCGATGCTGTGCGCTTTCAGCGCATGACGACTGCAGAGTTGCGCGAGACGTTTCTGGTAGAAGAGGCGTTTGTGCCCGGAGCCCTTACGCTGGCGTACGTCGACCTGGATCGCACGGTGCTGGGTGGAGCTGTGCCGACAAGTGCTCCGCTGACGCTGGAGACTTATCCTGAGCTGCGCAGCGAGTTTTTCTGCGAACGCCGTGAGCTGGGCGTGCTGAACGTGGGCGGCGCAGGTAGCGTGACCGTGGATGGCACGGTGTACGAGCTGAGCAAGCTGGACACGCTGTATGTTTCGCGTGGCGCGAAGAGCGTGGTGTTTGCGAGCGAGAACGCGGCAGAGCCTGCGGCGTTCTACCTGCTGAGCTATCTGGCGCACAAGGAGTATCCGACGACGCTGGCGAAGTTTGCCGAACTGACGCCGGTGAAGCTGGGCTCTGCGGAGACGTGTAACGCGCGATCGATTTACAAGGCGATTCATCTGGAAGGCATTCGAAGCTGCCAGCTTGTGATGGGCTTTACGTTGCTCGAGAGCGGATCCAACTGGAACACGATGCCGTCGCATACGCACATGCGGCGCTCGGAGATTTATCTGTACTTCGACGTCGATCCGAAGGGCCAGATCGTTCACCTGATGGGTCCGCCGCAGGAGACGCGTCACCTGATGATGAAGAACCGCGAGATTGCGATCTCGCCGGGTTGGTCGATTCACTCGGGCGTTGGCATGCAGGCGTACGGCTTCTGCTGGGGCATGGGTGGCGAGAATCAACGCTACGACGACATGGATCCGGTAGCTGCAGCGGAGTTGCTCTAA
- the queC gene encoding 7-cyano-7-deazaguanine synthase QueC: MGLNAEQKAVVLLSGGLDSTTVVAIAKNLGYTVYALSFDYGQNHRVELESAARVAATLGVAEHKTVKVDLRTFGGSSLTTEEAVPKNRSDEAIGHGVPNTYVPARNTVFLSLALAWVEVLQATDIFVGVNALDYSGYPDCRPEYIEAFERMANLATKIGTEGRQIKIHAPLISMTKKDIVEAGMALGVDYTMTITCYDPSPTGEACGECDACHLRRKGFVEAGVADPTRYRSA, translated from the coding sequence ATGGGTTTGAACGCAGAACAAAAAGCGGTTGTACTGCTCAGCGGCGGGCTGGACTCGACAACGGTTGTGGCGATTGCCAAGAACCTGGGCTATACGGTGTATGCGCTGAGCTTCGATTATGGGCAGAACCATCGCGTGGAGCTGGAATCTGCCGCGCGCGTGGCAGCCACGCTTGGGGTCGCCGAACATAAGACCGTGAAGGTCGACCTGCGGACGTTCGGTGGATCGTCGCTGACGACGGAAGAAGCGGTGCCGAAGAATCGCTCGGACGAAGCGATTGGGCATGGCGTGCCAAACACGTATGTTCCCGCGCGGAACACGGTGTTTCTGTCGCTGGCGCTGGCGTGGGTCGAGGTGCTGCAGGCGACCGATATTTTTGTCGGCGTAAACGCTCTGGATTACAGCGGCTACCCTGACTGCCGGCCGGAGTACATCGAGGCGTTTGAGCGGATGGCGAACCTGGCGACGAAGATTGGTACAGAAGGCCGCCAGATCAAGATTCATGCGCCGCTAATCTCGATGACGAAGAAGGATATTGTCGAAGCCGGAATGGCTTTGGGCGTGGACTACACCATGACGATCACCTGCTACGATCCTTCGCCAACGGGCGAGGCCTGCGGTGAGTGCGATGCGTGCCATCTGCGCCGCAAGGGCTTTGTCGAGGCGGGTGTGGCTGATCCGACGCGGTACCGGAGCGCATAA
- a CDS encoding DUF4147 domain-containing protein, with amino-acid sequence MLSQHSSSSRTAENHSVVLANLRAQLLSLFNESMRRIDITNVMTHAMTVLGGVLHIGKLSYSLVERRKVVIIAVGKAAIPMCRVAAIIIQAGLHEGQEIEGIAVGPGNPDGLPDFIQHFVGGHPLPNDASREAAETALSLLQPLQEDDLVLFLISGGASSMLEAPLSPQISNKQVNEFYRALVYSGLPITSMNTLRKHFSKVKGGRLAFTASPATQCTLVVSDVPDSALDMVGSGLSLPDPSTVADCRKILSKHSVADSLSREVQNYFMDQNLHETPFSTDSVFKNSKHLCLLSNKTLLEQVQSLARQAGFHCEIDNTCDDWHYQDAATYLLERLRTLRKAHKRVCLISGGELSVKLTEPSGLGGRNQHFALHCALNLMETDTQVALLSAGSDGVDGNSPAAGALVDSTTLDRARKLELDPFKALREFDSYSFFEALGDSIVTGPTGNNVRDLRMFLSCK; translated from the coding sequence ATGCTAAGTCAACACAGCTCATCGAGCAGAACCGCTGAAAACCATTCGGTAGTCCTGGCAAACCTGAGAGCGCAGCTTCTAAGTTTGTTCAATGAGTCGATGAGACGAATCGACATCACCAATGTCATGACACACGCCATGACCGTACTTGGAGGCGTCCTCCATATTGGCAAGCTTTCCTACTCGCTTGTCGAACGGCGCAAGGTTGTCATCATAGCTGTCGGCAAGGCCGCGATTCCTATGTGTCGAGTAGCCGCAATTATTATTCAAGCCGGTCTGCACGAAGGGCAGGAAATAGAAGGCATTGCTGTTGGTCCAGGTAACCCGGATGGCTTACCCGACTTCATTCAACATTTTGTCGGAGGACATCCGTTACCGAATGACGCCTCGCGCGAGGCCGCGGAGACAGCACTTAGCTTGCTGCAGCCTCTTCAAGAAGACGATCTTGTGCTCTTCTTGATCAGCGGTGGAGCATCATCGATGCTCGAAGCTCCCTTATCTCCTCAAATATCTAACAAGCAAGTGAATGAGTTCTATCGCGCTCTCGTTTACTCAGGTCTTCCGATCACGTCCATGAACACGCTTCGTAAGCACTTCTCGAAGGTAAAGGGCGGACGCCTCGCGTTCACTGCGTCACCGGCAACGCAATGCACCCTTGTGGTGAGTGACGTCCCTGACAGTGCGCTGGATATGGTCGGCTCCGGCCTTTCACTACCCGATCCTTCGACCGTCGCGGACTGCAGGAAAATTCTCTCTAAGCACTCCGTCGCCGATTCTCTCAGCCGTGAGGTTCAAAACTACTTCATGGACCAGAACCTTCACGAAACGCCGTTCAGTACGGATTCGGTATTCAAGAACTCCAAGCATCTTTGCTTGCTTTCGAATAAGACTCTCCTGGAACAGGTACAGAGTCTCGCCCGTCAAGCCGGTTTTCATTGTGAGATAGACAATACCTGCGATGATTGGCATTACCAAGACGCTGCGACCTACTTGCTTGAACGCCTCCGGACGCTGCGAAAGGCACACAAGAGGGTCTGTCTCATTTCTGGCGGAGAACTCTCCGTGAAGCTGACAGAACCAAGCGGTTTAGGCGGCAGGAACCAACACTTCGCCCTTCACTGCGCACTGAACCTTATGGAAACAGACACGCAAGTGGCTTTGCTCAGTGCCGGCTCAGACGGCGTCGACGGAAACAGTCCGGCGGCAGGAGCCCTCGTCGATTCGACCACACTCGATCGTGCGCGGAAACTCGAACTAGATCCATTTAAAGCACTGCGGGAGTTCGATAGCTATTCGTTCTTTGAGGCGCTCGGTGACTCGATCGTTACTGGCCCCACAGGCAATAACGTTCGCGATTTGCGTATGTTTCTGAGTTGCAAATAA